A genomic segment from Brevundimonas sp. SORGH_AS_0993 encodes:
- the rfaD gene encoding ADP-glyceromanno-heptose 6-epimerase: protein MIVVTGGAGFIGSNIVARLTAETAYDVVACDRLETADLAKWKNLAKHPIADFWSPEDLFEQLERHADRIETVIHMGAISSTTEPDADLILRNNFTLSRDLWDWCAIRDARLIYASSAATYGDGETGFDDDDDAESLSQLRPLNAYGYSKKLFDQYAVRQADRGQAPRQWAGLKFFNVYGPNEGHKGGMKSVVAQIWPKVAAGETVSLFRSHNPNYPDGGQLRDFVYVDDVVDIVEFLLQSPEVSGVFNVGSGQARSFADLATATFAAAGKAPSIQYVDMPEAIRDRYQYFTQARMDRIRAAGFQGQSTPLEEGVRRYVQDFLATDDPFR, encoded by the coding sequence ATGATCGTTGTTACCGGCGGCGCCGGCTTCATCGGCTCCAACATCGTGGCGCGGCTGACGGCCGAGACCGCCTATGACGTGGTGGCGTGCGACCGGCTGGAGACCGCCGACCTGGCCAAGTGGAAGAACCTGGCGAAACATCCCATCGCCGACTTCTGGTCGCCCGAAGATCTGTTCGAGCAGTTGGAGCGCCATGCCGACCGGATCGAGACCGTGATCCATATGGGGGCGATCTCTTCGACGACAGAGCCGGACGCCGACCTGATCCTGCGCAACAACTTCACCCTGTCGCGGGACCTGTGGGACTGGTGCGCGATTCGGGACGCGCGGCTGATCTACGCCTCCTCCGCCGCGACCTACGGCGATGGCGAGACGGGGTTCGACGACGATGACGACGCCGAGTCTCTGTCTCAGCTTCGCCCTTTAAATGCCTACGGATATTCGAAAAAACTGTTCGACCAATATGCGGTGCGGCAGGCGGATCGAGGCCAGGCGCCGCGTCAATGGGCGGGGCTGAAGTTCTTCAACGTCTATGGGCCCAACGAAGGGCACAAGGGCGGGATGAAGTCGGTCGTGGCCCAGATCTGGCCCAAGGTGGCGGCCGGCGAGACCGTCAGCCTGTTCCGGTCGCACAATCCGAACTATCCGGACGGCGGCCAGTTGCGGGACTTCGTCTATGTGGACGACGTGGTCGACATCGTCGAATTCCTGCTGCAATCGCCCGAAGTCTCGGGCGTGTTCAACGTCGGGTCCGGTCAGGCGCGCTCCTTCGCCGATCTGGCCACGGCCACCTTCGCCGCCGCCGGCAAGGCCCCGTCGATCCAGTACGTCGACATGCCCGAGGCGATCCGCGACCGATATCAGTATTTCACCCAGGCCCGCATGGACCGCATCCGCGCCGCCGGTTTCCAGGGTCAATCGACGCCGCTGGAGGAGGGCGTGCGACGCTACGTCCAGGATTTCCTGGCCACGGACGATCCCTTTCGATGA
- the kdsA gene encoding 3-deoxy-8-phosphooctulonate synthase → MTRPNAVITLSEGLRTPVVIGGGARIAFIAGPCQMESRQHALETAHQLKEIGERLNAGIIYKTSFDKANRTSANAARGVGLKDALPIFAEIREVTGLPTLTDVHAEAQCGPVGEVVDVLQIPAFLSRQTDLLLAAAATGKAINIKKGQFLAPWDMKNVVAKVVGAGNPNVMACERGASFGYNTLVSDMRALPVLREIGCPVVFDATHSVQQPGGQGTSSGGQREFVPVLARAAVSVGVDAVFIETHPDPDHAPSDGPNMVPLDQFEALAAQLIAFDDLAIELGAKAPVAQAV, encoded by the coding sequence GTGACTCGACCCAACGCCGTCATTACGTTGTCCGAAGGTCTTCGGACCCCCGTTGTCATCGGCGGCGGCGCGCGAATCGCCTTCATCGCCGGCCCCTGCCAGATGGAAAGCCGCCAGCACGCGCTGGAAACCGCCCATCAGCTGAAGGAAATCGGCGAACGGCTGAATGCGGGCATCATCTACAAGACCAGTTTCGACAAGGCGAACCGGACCAGCGCCAACGCGGCGCGCGGCGTCGGCCTGAAGGACGCCCTGCCGATCTTCGCGGAAATCCGCGAGGTCACGGGTCTGCCGACCCTGACCGACGTTCACGCCGAGGCCCAGTGCGGGCCGGTGGGCGAGGTGGTGGACGTGCTGCAGATCCCGGCCTTCCTCAGCCGCCAGACCGACCTGCTGCTGGCCGCCGCCGCCACGGGCAAGGCGATCAACATCAAGAAGGGCCAGTTCCTGGCGCCCTGGGACATGAAGAACGTCGTCGCCAAGGTCGTCGGCGCCGGCAATCCCAACGTCATGGCCTGCGAGCGGGGCGCCAGCTTCGGCTACAACACCCTGGTCAGCGACATGCGCGCCCTGCCGGTGCTGCGCGAGATCGGCTGCCCGGTCGTGTTCGACGCGACCCACAGCGTCCAGCAGCCGGGCGGGCAGGGCACGTCCTCGGGCGGCCAGCGCGAGTTCGTCCCCGTTCTGGCGCGCGCGGCGGTCTCGGTCGGCGTGGACGCCGTCTTCATCGAGACCCATCCCGACCCCGACCACGCCCCGTCGGACGGGCCGAACATGGTGCCGCTGGATCAGTTCGAGGCCCTGGCCGCGCAACTGATCGCCTTCGACGACCTGGCGATCGAGCTGGGCGCCAAGGCGCCGGTGGCGCAGGCCGTCTGA
- the sseA gene encoding 3-mercaptopyruvate sulfurtransferase, with translation MTQPASPSPLVSTEALAALIGAPSLRILDASWHLDGRDGRAEFAVEHIPGARFFDLDAVSDHAVGLPHMLPSPRDFAAAMATLGISETDHVVVYDTVGLFSAPRVRWMLRTMGAHRVQVLDGGLPKWKAEGRRVEAGAPRPPSPARFTPDFDPSQVAGLDDVRTALAEGEQVADARGPARFAGQAAEPRPCVRPGHMPGAINLPYADLIDGEGRLKQGEPLNEALAAAGLDPARSVVTTCGSGVTAAIVGLALETLGRPSRLYDGSWAEWGARTDTPVVTGP, from the coding sequence ATGACCCAGCCCGCCTCGCCCTCCCCGCTTGTTTCAACCGAAGCCCTCGCCGCCCTGATCGGTGCGCCATCGCTGCGGATTCTGGACGCCAGCTGGCATCTGGACGGCCGCGACGGCCGGGCCGAGTTCGCGGTCGAACACATCCCCGGCGCCCGCTTCTTCGATCTGGACGCCGTCTCGGACCACGCCGTCGGCCTGCCCCATATGCTGCCCTCGCCCCGGGATTTCGCCGCGGCCATGGCGACGCTGGGGATCAGCGAGACGGATCACGTCGTCGTCTATGACACGGTCGGGCTGTTCTCGGCGCCGCGCGTGCGCTGGATGCTCAGGACCATGGGCGCCCACAGGGTCCAGGTGCTGGACGGCGGGCTGCCGAAATGGAAGGCCGAGGGCCGCCGGGTCGAGGCCGGAGCCCCGCGCCCGCCTTCGCCCGCCCGTTTCACCCCGGATTTCGACCCCAGCCAGGTCGCCGGGCTGGACGATGTGCGCACGGCCCTGGCCGAGGGGGAACAGGTCGCCGACGCCCGCGGCCCCGCCCGCTTCGCCGGCCAGGCGGCCGAGCCCCGTCCCTGCGTCCGCCCCGGCCATATGCCCGGCGCGATCAACCTGCCCTACGCCGACCTTATCGACGGCGAGGGGCGGTTGAAACAGGGAGAGCCCCTGAACGAGGCCCTGGCCGCCGCCGGGCTGGACCCGGCCCGGTCGGTCGTGACCACCTGCGGATCGGGCGTCACGGCCGCCATCGTCGGCCTGGCGCTGGAAACCCTGGGCCGGCCGTCGCGCCTGTACGACGGGTCGTGGGCCGAATGGGGGGCTCGCACCGACACCCCCGTCGTCACTGGGCCCTGA
- a CDS encoding cyclopropane-fatty-acyl-phospholipid synthase family protein, translating into MSVFATEIEAVARRTPRVFAMLIRLLAANWTVGRLTLRLPNGEEHRLSGEKTGPQAVLVVKDYRFARRVLAAGDIGFAEGYMAGEWDSPNLAALLETLVENYDHIRRLFDGNGLMKAVNWLAHRRNRNSKAGSRKNIHAHYDLGNAFYAAWLDGSMTYSSARFARPDEALETAQRNKYAALARLMDLRPGHTVLEIGCGWGGFAEFAAREIGAEVTGVTISREQYDFARQRLFQAGLAERAHIELIDYRDVAGRFDRVASIEMFEAVGKEYWPAYFDKIHAVLKPGGKAGLQIITIQEALFDEYNARTDFIQKYVFPGGMLPSEERLKPVIAAAGLEWSAIERFGRDYAETLKRWDERFRAAWGDIQRIAGFDIRFHRLWRFYLAYCEAGFRARRTDVVQLALTRA; encoded by the coding sequence ATGAGCGTTTTCGCCACAGAGATCGAAGCCGTCGCCCGCCGAACGCCGCGCGTCTTCGCCATGCTGATCCGGCTGCTGGCCGCCAACTGGACGGTCGGCCGCCTGACGCTGCGTCTGCCGAATGGCGAGGAACACCGGCTTTCCGGCGAGAAAACGGGCCCCCAGGCCGTGTTGGTGGTCAAGGACTACCGCTTCGCCCGCCGTGTCCTGGCCGCCGGCGACATCGGCTTCGCCGAAGGCTACATGGCCGGCGAATGGGACAGCCCGAATCTGGCCGCCCTCTTGGAAACCCTGGTCGAGAACTACGACCACATCCGGCGTCTGTTCGACGGCAACGGGCTGATGAAGGCGGTCAACTGGCTGGCCCATCGCCGCAACCGCAACAGCAAGGCTGGCTCCAGAAAGAACATCCACGCCCATTACGACCTGGGCAACGCCTTCTACGCCGCCTGGCTGGACGGCTCGATGACCTATTCTTCGGCCCGCTTCGCCCGTCCGGACGAGGCGCTGGAGACGGCCCAGCGGAACAAATACGCCGCCCTGGCCCGCCTGATGGACCTGAGGCCCGGCCACACGGTGCTGGAGATCGGCTGCGGCTGGGGCGGCTTCGCCGAGTTCGCGGCCAGGGAGATCGGCGCCGAAGTGACCGGCGTGACCATATCGCGCGAGCAGTACGACTTTGCGCGTCAACGCCTGTTCCAGGCCGGGCTGGCCGAGCGCGCGCACATCGAGCTGATCGACTACCGCGACGTGGCGGGCCGGTTCGACCGGGTCGCCTCCATCGAGATGTTCGAGGCCGTGGGCAAGGAATACTGGCCCGCCTATTTCGACAAGATTCATGCGGTGCTGAAGCCGGGCGGCAAGGCGGGGCTCCAGATCATCACGATCCAGGAGGCGCTGTTCGACGAGTACAACGCCCGCACGGACTTCATCCAGAAATACGTCTTCCCCGGCGGCATGCTGCCGTCGGAGGAACGGCTGAAGCCGGTGATCGCCGCCGCCGGCCTGGAGTGGTCGGCCATCGAACGCTTCGGCCGGGACTACGCCGAGACCCTTAAGCGTTGGGACGAGCGTTTCCGCGCCGCCTGGGGCGACATCCAGCGCATCGCCGGCTTCGATATTCGGTTCCACCGCCTGTGGCGCTTCTACCTGGCCTATTGCGAGGCGGGCTTCCGCGCGCGCCGCACCGATGTGGTTCAACTGGCCCTGACGCGCGCCTGA
- the rfaE2 gene encoding D-glycero-beta-D-manno-heptose 1-phosphate adenylyltransferase translates to MSDTLDLGALQKLLERVRELKIACVGDLMLDRYVYGEVSRISPEAPIPVLRTRRNIAMPGGVGNVARNVAALGGLAQLGAVAGRDAAGAELTDLIAGEARIVDCIARPEGATTIVKTRFVAGGQQLLRLDEEAVAPELTQSDAFAKASAILLSDYAKGVVGEALIGAALKTARETGAPVIVDPKGRDFARYGAVDVIKPNASELAGATGLPVETDAEVEAALAALLAATTARAIVVTRAGKGMSLARRDGPVRHFPGRAREVFDVSGAGDTGLAALGLALGAGASLDTAVQFAILASGVVVGKAGTAVVTPGELIEAELSQHAVAAQAKVTPPDELAAEVEVWRRQGLKVGFTNGCFDILHRGHVAYLAQARGWCDRLVVALNTDASVRRLKGEGRPVNDLDSRAVVIGGLSSVDRVTSFDDPTPIALIERLRPDVLIKGSDYTREGVVGGDLVESWGGVVRLADFKDGFSTTRTIEKMTSRPHVAPAIGQEQ, encoded by the coding sequence ATGTCTGACACCCTGGACCTGGGCGCCCTGCAGAAGCTGCTGGAGCGCGTGCGCGAGCTGAAGATCGCCTGCGTCGGCGATCTGATGCTGGACCGTTACGTCTATGGCGAGGTCAGCCGCATCTCGCCCGAGGCGCCGATTCCCGTGCTGCGGACCCGGCGCAACATCGCCATGCCCGGCGGGGTCGGCAATGTGGCGCGCAATGTCGCGGCCTTGGGCGGTCTGGCGCAGCTGGGCGCCGTCGCGGGCCGGGATGCGGCCGGCGCCGAACTGACCGACCTGATCGCGGGCGAGGCGCGGATCGTCGACTGCATCGCCCGACCCGAGGGCGCGACCACCATCGTCAAGACGCGCTTCGTCGCCGGCGGGCAGCAGTTGCTGAGGCTGGACGAGGAAGCGGTCGCGCCCGAGCTGACGCAATCGGACGCCTTTGCAAAGGCTTCGGCTATTCTTTTATCGGACTACGCCAAGGGCGTGGTGGGCGAGGCCCTGATCGGCGCCGCGCTGAAGACGGCGCGCGAAACGGGTGCGCCGGTGATCGTGGACCCCAAGGGACGGGACTTCGCCCGCTATGGCGCAGTCGATGTGATCAAGCCCAACGCCTCTGAACTGGCCGGCGCGACGGGCCTGCCGGTCGAGACCGACGCCGAGGTTGAGGCGGCGCTGGCGGCCCTGTTGGCGGCGACGACGGCCCGTGCCATCGTCGTCACCCGCGCCGGCAAGGGCATGAGCCTGGCGCGGCGCGACGGGCCGGTGCGCCATTTCCCTGGCCGGGCGCGCGAGGTGTTCGACGTGTCGGGCGCGGGCGATACGGGCCTGGCGGCCCTGGGCCTGGCCCTGGGCGCCGGGGCCTCGCTGGACACGGCGGTGCAGTTCGCCATCCTGGCCTCGGGCGTCGTGGTCGGAAAGGCCGGAACGGCGGTGGTGACGCCCGGCGAACTGATCGAGGCGGAACTGAGCCAGCACGCCGTGGCCGCCCAGGCCAAGGTGACGCCGCCGGACGAACTGGCCGCCGAGGTCGAGGTCTGGCGGCGGCAAGGGTTGAAGGTCGGCTTCACCAACGGCTGTTTCGACATTCTGCACCGGGGCCATGTCGCCTATCTGGCCCAGGCGCGCGGTTGGTGCGACCGGCTGGTCGTCGCCCTGAATACCGACGCCTCCGTGCGCCGACTGAAGGGGGAGGGGCGGCCGGTCAACGATCTGGACAGCCGCGCGGTCGTCATCGGGGGCCTGAGCAGCGTGGACCGCGTGACCAGTTTCGACGATCCCACGCCCATCGCCCTGATCGAGCGGCTGCGGCCCGACGTGCTGATCAAGGGCTCGGACTACACCCGCGAGGGCGTGGTCGGCGGCGATCTGGTCGAAAGCTGGGGCGGGGTGGTCCGACTGGCGGATTTCAAGGACGGCTTTTCCACCACGCGAACCATCGAGAAGATGACGTCCCGTCCTCATGTAGCGCCAGCGATAGGACAGGAACAATGA